In a single window of the Callithrix jacchus isolate 240 chromosome 1, calJac240_pri, whole genome shotgun sequence genome:
- the LOC108590381 gene encoding uncharacterized protein LOC108590381 isoform X1: MSGASTAEASSMSGASTAEASSMPGASFTAGASSTPGASSMPRASSTAVASSMPGASSTAGASSTDGHHPCLGHPLLRHLPRLGHPPCGIIHAWGIIHRWASSIAGASFTDGHHPCLEHHPLLWHPRLGHHPLLGHPQMGIIYVWSIIHCCGIIHAWGIIHCWGIHAWGIIHSWGIIHCYGIIHAWGIIHCCSIIHACGIIQCWVIIHTCGIIHRWASSMPGASYTAGASSTPGALSTAGASSTDGHHPLLDHHPLLWHPQMGIIHAWSIICWGIHAWGIIHSWGIIHTWGIIHCCDIIHAWGIIHRWASSTAGASSTPGASSTDGHPCLEHHPLLGHHPQMGIIHAWCIIHCCGIHAWGIIHCWGIIIHRWASSMPGASSTAVASSMPGASSTAGASSMPGASTAGASSTPWASSMPGASSTAVASSMPVASSTAGSSHLWHHPQMGIIHAWGIIYSWGIIHTWGIIHCWGIIHRWASTPGPSSTDGHHPHLEHHPLLGHHLCLWHHLVLGHHPDLWHHPQMGIIHAWGIIYSWGIIHAWGIIHCWGIIHRWASSTPGPSSTAVASTDGHHPCLGHHPLLGHPQMGIIHAWSIIC, translated from the exons atgtctggggcatccactgctgaGGCATCTTCCATGtctggggcatccactgctgaGGCAtcttccatgcctggggcatcatttactgctggggcatcatccacacctggggcatcatccatgcctagggcatcatccactgctgtggcatcatccatgcctggagcatcatccactgctggggcatcatccacagatgggcatcatccatgtctggggcatccactgctgaGGCATcttccacgcctggggcatccaccctgtggcatcatccatgcctggggcatcatccacagatgggcatcatccattgCTGGGGCATCAttcacagatgggcatcatccatgcctggagcatcatccactgctgtggcatccacgcctggggcatcatccactgctggggcatccacagatgggcatcatctatgtctggagcatcatccactgctgtggcatcatccatgcctggggcatcatccactgctggggcatccatgcctggggcatcatccacagctggggcatcatccactgctatggcatcatccacgcctggggcatcatccactgctgtagCATCATCCATGCCTGTGGCATCATCCAGTGCTGGGTCATCATCCAcacctgtggcatcatccacagatgggcatcatccatgcctggggcatcatatacagctggggcatcatccacacctggggcattatccactgctggggcatcatccacagatgggcatcatccactcctggaccatcatccactgctgtggcatccacagatgggcatcatccatgc ctggagcaTCATCTGCTGGggcatccatgcctggggcatcatccacagctggggcatcatccacacctggggcatcatccactgctgtgacatcatccatgcctggggcatcatccacagatgggcatcatccactgctggggcatcatccacacctggggcatcatccacagatgggcatccatgcctggagcatcatccactgctggggcatcatccacagatgggcatcatccatgcctggtgcatcatccactgctgtggcatccatgcctggggcatcatccactgctggggcatcatcatccacagatgggcatcatctatgcctggagcatcatccactgctgtggcatcatccatgccaggggcatcatccactgctggggcatcatccatgcctggggcatccacagctggggcatcatccacaccttgggcatcatccatgcctggggcatcatccacggctgtggcatcatccatgcctgtggcatcatccactgctgggtcATCAcacctgtggcatcatccacagatgggcatcatccatgcctggggcatcatatacagctggggcatcatccacacctggggcattatccactgctggggcatcatccacagatgggcatccaCTCCTGGaccatcatccacagatgggcatcatccacacctggagcatcatccactgctggggcatcatttATGCCTGTGGCATCATCTAGTGCTGGGTCATCATCCAGacctgtggcatcatccacagatgggcatcatccatgcctggggcatcatatacagctggggcatcatccatgcctggggcattatccactgctggggcatcatccacagatgggcatcatccactcctggaccatcatccactgctgtggcatccacagatgggcatcatccatgcctggggcatcatccactgctggggcatccacagatgggcatcatccatgcctggagcaTCATCTGCTGA